The sequence TGCCGGCAGTTTCTCTATCCTGATCGGTGCCACTGCACAGTCGCTGCCGCCACAACGGCGCGCCTTTGCCGCCGGCTTCATCAATGCCGGCGGGTCGCTGGGGCAGTTTATTTTTGCCCCGCTGATGCAAGCAATCATCAGCTCGGCCGGCTGGGTGATGGCCATGTTCACGATGGCCGCAACCACGCTGCTGACGATTCCATTGGCTATCCCTTTGCGGAAAAAAAAGGTGATCAACGCGACAGCCAGCGCGCCCATCACCGAGATCGGACTGGGCCGGCAAGTGCGACTGGCCATGCGCGACCGCAGCTACCTGTGCCTGCATGCGGGCTTTTTTACCTGCGGCTTCCACATCGCGTTCCTCGTCACCCATTTGCCGGGGGAAGTTGCGCTCTGCAACCTGGCAGCCGGTGTCTCGGCAACGGCGCTGGCGCTGATCGGCCTGTTCAATATTGTCGGCAGCCTGTCGGCGGGTGCACTGGGGTCGCGTTTCCGGATGAAGTACCTGCTGGTGGCGATGTATGCCAGCCGCGCGGTGATCATCGCGGTCTATTTGCTGGCACCCAAGAATGCCTGGACCTTCTATATTTTTGCCGCTGCACTTGGCCTGACCTGGCTGGCCACCGTGCCACCAACCGCCGGACTGGTTGGCAAACTGTTCGGCATGCGTTACCTGGCAACGCTGTTCGGCCTGACGCTGCTGTCACATCAGATCGGCGGTTTTTTTGGCGCATGGCTGGGCGGCCTGGCCATGGAGCGCTTCGGCAATTACAACTGGATGTGGTACGCCGATATCGTACTGGCGCTGGCGGCCGCGCTGGTCAACCTGCCGATACGGGAAGCCCCGCTGTCAGTACCCGTTCCGGTGTAAGCAGGAATTGTTGACTGTTGGTGACTTGCTGCTTGAATATCAGCTGTCATCGACGCTATTATCGAATCCTCTTCGCACGGTACGAACTCGATCGGACACCATGAATTTACTTCACCACCTGCGCACGCTGTTCAACATCCGGAAACAACGCCAGGAACCACCGGTGGGCACCAAGCCACCAGTTGGCGGTAGCTTGATCCTGCACAATGTCAGGATCAAGATCAAAGTCGCCCTCGACGATGAGCAGTGGCAGTGGCTTACGCTGATGGGCTGGCGACGGGTCGACATGCGAACCAACCGGCGTAGTTATCAATTATTGTCGGATGTGACGACCCGCAAGTTGCTGGACAAGACCGAGCGCGACCAGGCGCACACAAAAATTACCGCTCAGAACGAACGCAAAAAACGCAAATAAAGTTCGTCGCTTTTCCTCAGATGAGAACCGTTCTCATCTATAATCAACCAACGCCAGCGCACCATGTGCATTCGGCCACCATTCGACGCCAGCCAGCCCGATTCCTGTCCCGCCAGCCAGCCTTGTCCGGCAAGGACTTTTCCTTGCACTCACAGAACTGGAATGTCATGAACTTATCTCAGACCAACACTGCAGCCTTGCACCTTGTCGGTGTGACGCCGGCAGAGGACACGGCCTTGGAACAATCCGATGGAATTTCTCTCTACGCCGGGGATATCGATCCCCTGTTAAGCGAGCCGGGCGTCGTCTCGACGCGACCGGAATTGCTGGTAGCAGCCGTATTGCACCTGATGTCGCACTACACCACGCATCGCCAGGAAGGGGCCTGCATCAAGCTGGCGTCCGTCATCGAGCGTCACCTGAAAATACTCGGCAACCTGCACACGATGGCACCGGTACTTCGTGCGACTTGCCTGCAATTGTCCGGGCAATGGGCTGACATCGTCGACCAAGCCATCGCCAAGCCCAAAAAGCGCGGGCTGATGACGCGCTTATTGGCCGGCGCGCACGACTGATCAATCCGCCTGCTGCCGGTAAGGATCAGCAATTACCTTTTTTTGCCTGCCCGGGCGGACAGTGGCCACCGTCGTGCCGGTTATCGCGGTCATCCCGATCGTCATAGCGATCGTCATAACGGTCTTTTTTGTCCTTCTTGTCCTTCTTGTATTTTTTGCCGTCCTCTTTCCAGCCGCCGCGATCGAGTCGCCAGCCGTTGCCTTCCTGGTGCCATTGCGGCTGGTCGTAACGATAGTCGATCCGGTTGCGTTCCCAATGACCGGTCGACCAGACGTGCTGGTTGCCGTTCCAATTCCAGTAACCGGGGGCCCACAGATAGCCGTTACGGGGCGACGGAACAACTTCATAACGCACTGGTGGTGGCGCATCGCCAAGGATGATATTGACGCTGACCTGAGCCATGGCCCGGGTCGGCAGGAGGGTGGCAGAACTGAAGGCGAGCATGGCGGCCGCAGCGCAAAGTATTTTTTTCATTCTTTGCTCCCGATAAGTTGAACTGTTGTCGACTATACCCAGAAATAGACAACAATCCGCATTAAACAAACCCGCTTACACCTTAGTTATTGCTGGTGGGCGCGCTGCAGGCGTTTTTCAAGCCGCCGCTGGACAACTTCGAACAGCATGCTCAGGCACCAATACAGTAAAGCCGCCGTCACATACAGCGGTAATGGCCGGAACGTCGTGGCGATCACCTCCTTGGTTGCCAGCATCAGTTCGGTGACGGTGATGACCGATACCAGCGACGTATCCTTGATCAGGCTGATCAGCGTATTGCCCATTGAGGGAACAGCAATACGCAATGCTTGCGGGGCGACCACGAACCGCAAGGTTTGCACCCATGTCAAACCAAGGCTGTAACTAGCCGACCACTGCCCTGCGCTGACACCCTGGACCGCGCCACGCAAGCTCTCCGACAGAAAGGCGCCGGCGTTCAGACTGAGTGCGAGGATGCCGGCACTGACGGGCGAAAACTCAACGCCGATACTGGGCAATCCGTAATAAATCAGAAAGACCTGCACCAGCAGTGGCGTGCCGCGAATCAGGCTGACATACACCGCTGCCGGCCATTGCAAGACGCGCCACGGCTGCAGCCGCGCCATCGCCAGCAGCGCCCCCAGCAGCAATCCGCCCACCATCGAGGCAAGCGCAAACAGCACCGTGTACAGCACGCCCTGAAGCATGATCGGTGCAGCCAGCGTCAGTAATTCGGTCAGGTTCATTGTGTGTCCAGCCTATCCAGTAGCAAAAAAAATCCCCGCATCATTGTGCGGGGACGCTCACAGCACCATCCACACGCGGCTACTTCGCCGCAGGTGCCTTGCTTACATCGATACCGAACCATTGCATGGAGACCTTGGCAAAACTGCCATCGGCAATGATGGCCGCCAGCGCGGTATTCAAGGCTGCCTTGAATTGCGGATTGCCCTTGACGAACGGAATTCCCATCTGCGCGACTTCGCCGATAGGCGCACCGGCCTTGATCGGCAATGGCGACGCTTTCAGCAGATACGACACCATCAGGCTGTCGTTCAGCGCTGCATCGACGCGACCGGCAGCCAGATCCTGCAAGTATTCGGGTGCGCCCGGATAGCTCTTGACGTCGACCCCGGCGACCGCTTTGGCACGCTCTTCGTAATTGGTGCCCTGCCCGACCCCGAGTTTTTTACCCTTGAGGTCGTCAAGACTGGTGAACTGGCGCTGCTCGTTCTTGCGCACAATCAATTGCGCACTCGAGCGGGTGTACGGATCAGAAAAATCAAAGCTGGCCTCGCGCTGCGGCGTGATGCCCACCTGATTGAGGATGACATCGTACTTGCCGGCCGACAGCCCCGCCAGAATGCCGCTCCACTCGATGGTCGTGAACTCCGGCTTGAGCCCCATCTTCGCCGCCAGCAATCGGGCCACGTCAATTTCAAAACCGCTCAGTGCGCGGGTTGTGGTGTCCCTGAAATTAAACGGCGGGTAGGTGCCTTCCACCCCGACTTTCAGCGTGCCGCGCGCTTGCACGGTGGCCAGCAGATCGGCCGCGTGGGCATGGACTACCAGGCTGGAGAAGAGCAATGCTGTCATCAAGCCAGCCAGTTTTTTTGCAGGTGCTGCACGCATGAATTTCCTTGTGTTCGATGGCGAACATAATCGCAAGAGGCAGAGTGTAAAGACATGCAGCGACATTACCAACAACTTAAACGGCATGATCTTAGAGGGTGCGTCGGGATGAAAACTCTACGGAACGGCTATTTTTCACACAAACTCACTGGTAATTAGAAACATATACCAACTAGTAGCCTTCCATACGTAAATAACCTGCTATGTTTCCGTAGGAATTATTCCGCCACCGCCGGCCAGCTTGACTGCCTCTTATTGAACCGCAAAGACCGACGCCCATGTCAAGCAGCACCGATACGATTTTCCCGACACGCCTGACATCAATTGCACTGTCCGCGCTCCTGCTGGCTGCCTCCTCCGCCCGCGCCGACGATAGCGCGACCAGCACGCTGCCGACCTTTATGATCAGCGGTTTCGGCACTATCGGCATGGCCCGCTCCAGCGAACACCGGGCCGATTACACCAACAGTCCATCGACTAAACCCAACGGCACCGGGATAAGCCGCAACTGGAGTCCCGACCTCGACACCCGGCTCGGCCTGCAAATTGCGGCGACCATCACACCGAGCCTGTCGGCGGTCTTTCAGGTCATCTCGCAGCAGCAGTACGACAACAGCTACCGGCCTACCGTTGAGTGGGCCAACATCAAGTACGCCATCACGCCCGACCTCACGGTCCGGGTCGGCCGCATCGCCTTTCCGACCTTCCTTGCAGGTGATTACCGAAACGTCGGTTATGCAATGCCCTGGGTTCGGCCACCGGTCGAACTGTATAGCCGCATGATTCCGATGACGGCCAACGATGGCATTGATGCGAGTTACCGCAGCTATATCGGCGAAGCCACCAACACGCTGCAACTGAGCTACGGCAGCGACGTGCTCCGCAGTCCCGGTCTGTCGTCACCAAGCAAAGTTCAAAATATCGCCGGCCTGTTCAATACCTTCAGTAGCGGACCGGCCACCTTGCGCGTGTCGTACCAGCGCGGCAGGATCATTGTCCCCAGCAGTGATGCCTTCTTCAACCTGTACCGCCAATTCGGTCCGGCCGGCACAGTCATTGCGGATAACTACAGTTTCGACCACAAGCCGATTTCATTCCTGTCGCTGGGTGCCAGTTACGATCCAGGCGACTGGTTCCTGATGAGCGAATGGGGCAGCGGTAAATTCTCGTCGGTCCTCGGTAACCAGACCGCCTGGTATGCCAGCGGTGGTTACCGGCTAGGGACGTGGACCCCGTATCTGACCTATTCGACCTCAAAAAAACACAGCCCGACAAGCGACCCGGGACTCGATCCGGCGGGCCTGCCTGCCTTTGCAGCAGGCAGCGCCGGTGCGCTCAATGGTGCCCTCAATGCGCTGCTCAGACCGAGCACCAGTGCCACGATTTCGCTGGGAACACGCTGGGATGTTGGCAGCAACGTCGCGCTCAAGCTGCAACTTGACCATACGCGACCAACGGCGGGCTCTTCGGCCGGACTGATCCACATCACCCCTGGCTACCGGCCGGATGCCGGCTTCAATGTACTGAGCCTCACCGTCGATTTCGTCTTCTGATGAAGACCCGCGCGCGCAAATCCTGCTGCCTGGCAATGCTGGCCACCAGCCTTGTGCTCAGCCTGTCCTGTGCCGGGGCAGTGGCCGATGTCGTGGCCGTCGTCTCGGCCAAAAGCCCGCTAACCGAACTGAGCAGGAACCAGATCGCCAACCTGTTCCTCGGCAACGCCAGCATGCTGGTCAATGGCGAACCGGTGATCCCGATCGACCTGGCTGTCGGCACGCCGCTGCGTGACGAGTTCTATGCGAGCTATGCCGCGAAGTCGCCGGCGCAAATCAGGGCGCACTGGTCGAAGCTGATTTTTACCGGCCGCGGCCAGCCCCCCAAAGAAGCCGCCAGCACCAGCGACCTGAAAAAACTGATCGCCAATAATCCGCGCGCAATCGGCTACCTCGATCCCGGAATGATCGACGCCAGCATGCGAGCCCTGCCATCGCCATGAACGGATTCTGGCGGCGCGCCCTGCCCGTGCCGTTGGTCGCGGTCCGGCACAGTCCGGCTGCGCGCTTGCGCGCGTGGCTCTATACCGTGCCCGAATCGACGATGCTGTTCCCGGCGTTTTCACTCTGCTTCCTGGCCTTGCTCTGGATGGCAACACTGCACTTCATCAGCATTGAGCGCAGCAATGCCGAACAAGCCATTTCGGTGCTCAGTCGCGAACTGGTAACGACTTATGAAGCACAGGTATTACGTGCCCTGCGTGACATCGACCAAACCTTAAACCTGGTCAAGTACGCCTATGAACTCAGCGGGCAACACACGGTACTACAGGAACTGAAAGCCAAGGCCATGCTGCCATCGGAGCTACTGTTCGTCATCCGCATCGCCGATCAGGATGGCAAGATCGTGGCCGACACCCGCTCCGCGCGGCCATCGAACATCAGCGACGATCCGCAATTCAGCGCCACCCGTGCCACCGGCCGGTTATCGATCAGCCAGCCCCAGTACGACCCCATCACCGGCGAAGCCAGCTTGCTATTCAGTCGCCGGCTCATCAATGCCAATGGCAACTTTGCCGGCATCGTCACGCTGTCAGTGGCCACCGATCACTTCGTGAGCGGTTACGAAGAAAGCAAATTCGGCCAGCAGGGACTGCTCGGTATCGTCGGCGATGACGGCCGCTTCCGGGTCCGGCGCAGCGGCGACCTGCTCTCGGATGGCGAAGCGGTCGATCCGGCATTCCTGATGGCTGGTGCCGCCGACGCTCATAGTGCCGTCCTCGCCTCCGCAGACAGTGATGGTGTTGCGCGCCAGGTCAGCGCGCGCAAGCTGGTCGATTTTCCGCTGGTCGTCATCGCCGGTTTGTCAGATCACGAGCAACTGGCAAACTTTGTACGCACCCGTAGTGACTATCTGCGTGGTGCCACGGCGGGTACTGTGCTGCTGATTCTGGTGACGCTGCTACTGTGGAGCATGAGCTGGCAATTGCGGTCCAGTCGCCGGCACGACATTGCCGAACGTAAGCGTACCGAACAATCATTACGCATCGCCGCCACCGCCTTCGATTCCCAAGAAGCGATGCTCATTACCGATGCCAACAGGATGATCCTGCAAGCCAACCGGGCCTTCGCCAGCAACACCGGGCATCAGGCCGACCATCTGGTGGGAAAAAGTCTAGACCGTTTGATGTCGAACCACCACGATGCCGATTTCTATCTGGCGATGTGGCGCAGCGTGAATCACAGCGGCATCTGGCAAGGCGAGATCTGGCAAACCCATGCCGACGGCAACGCGTTCCAGAAATGGCTGACCATCTCGGCGGTCAGGGACGACGACGGTGTGCTGGTCAATTATGTTGGCTCGCAGTACGACATCACCGAGCGCAAGCAGGCTGAAAACAAGATCCATGAGCTCGCCTTTTTTGACCCGCTGACCGGCTTGCCGAACCGGACACTGCTGCAGGACCTGTTGCGCCAGCTCATCGCAACCAGTGCCGCCGGTAACCAGCATGCCGCCTTGCTGCTCATCGACCTCGACTACTTCAAGGCGATCAACGATACCCTCGGCCACGACATGGGCGACGCACTGCTGGTACAGGTCGCACAACGAATCGTTGCGTGTATCGGTGCCGGCAATAGCGTGTCCCGTCTCGGCGGCGATGAGTTCGTCGTGCTGCTGGCAGGCCTCGGCAGTGACGGCCCGGCTGCCATGGCCCGGGTCAAGAGCATCAGCCAGCAGATCCTGTCTGCACTCGATCATCCTTACCTGCTCAACGACGTCGCCTATCGCAGCACGGCCAGCATCGGCGTGACGCTGCTCAACGACCGGCGATTCTCGAGCGAGGTATTGATGAAGCAAGCCGATCTGGCCATGTATAAATCGAAAGCTGGAGGTCGCAACGCGGTGCGTTTTTTCGATCCTGCGATGGAAGCGGCGGCCACAACGCGTGCCACGCTGGAGCGCGACTTGCATGCCGCCATCGAGCAGCAGCAGTTTGTGCTGCACTATCAGGCACAAATCGCCGATGGCGATCAGCTGAGCGGTGCCGAAGTGCTGGTGCGCTGGCAGCATCCGCAACGCGGCATGGTCTCGCCGATGGAGTTCATCCCGGTAGCCGAGGACACCGGCCTGATCCTGCCAATCGGCACCTGGGTCATGGAAACCGCCTGCCGGCAGCTGGCGTGCTGGGCCACTGTGCCCTCGATGGAAGCATTGACGATTGCCGTCAATGTCAGCGCCCGGCAATTCCAGCAAAGCGACTTTGTCGCGCAGGTCATTGCGGTACTCGACCGCACCGGTGCGCGGCCGCAGCGGCTCAAGCTCGAACTGACCGAAAGCCTGCTGGCGGCCAACCTCGACCAGATTATCGAGAAAATGCAGGCGCTCAAGGAAACCGGCATCCATTTTTCGCTGGACGATTTTGGCACCGGCTTTTCATCGCTGTCGTACCTGAAGCTGCTGCCGCTGGACCAGCTCAAGATCGACCAGTCCTTCGTGCGCAATATCCTGACTGATCCGAACGACGCCGCCATCGTCCGCACCGTCATCGCGCTGGCCAATACGCTGGGCCTGGGCATCATCGCCGAAGGCGTCGAGACGGATGCGCAGCGCAGCTACCTCGCCGACGCCGGCTGCCATGCGTATCAGGGCTACCTGTTCAGCCGGCCATTGCCGGTAGCGGAGTTCGAGGTGTTTGCGGGGCAGCGGCCATCTGCATCACCGGTACGGATGCTGACCGAAGACGCTGGTTAATTGCACACAATTAAATAGCGTCCACAAGCCATCAGGCCAAGCTCCGTCCAGACGGATTCTTCAAGCGCCACCTCTCTGAACCATTTCCCCCCGACGCCGCGACCGCTGCTTAAAATAATTTGGAACCGATCCGGGCCATGGCGCACTCACGGACAGTTTCGGCATCTTCCAGCCCGATCCGGCCGGGCAGTGTCAGAAACGACAGGTCTTTAATCAGGACTACGAACTCAGAACCCGAGCACGATCACCGTCATCGATCCTGGCTCATTCCGAATAACCTTGTTCAAACGTCCGCCATGTCAAACACCATCAACAATGCCTCGATCAACCGACTCGTCAATCAGGATGCGTCGCCTCGCACTAGCCCGTCTTCCCCTTCACAGGACATCGCCTCTACATCACATGCCGCACAGTCCGGTTCCGGTGATAGCGCATCAAGGTCACTCGCAGGGTCGCGCCGTCATAGTAATCAAGCCACGCTTGAGCGACTCTGCCGCGATCTGACGCTGACAGATCTACGCATCAATGACGAGCAGGATCACGAGCTCGTCACCGTGCCGTCCATGCAAAACCGGCGCAGCCGTCCGGCGCAAGCGGAAGTTGAAGCCGATCCCGCCGTGGCTGCGTTGTCCGGACGCGCGTATCTGGAACATTTATCGACAAACGATCTCAGGATTCCGTCCGAGCTCAGGACGCTGATAAAAAGCCGGAAAATTTTGCGCTTGCCTGACATCACCACTGCAAAGCTCAACGAGATCTCGGCGCGACTGCACACCGTGACCAGGAACATCCATCTTGATCCGGAGCTACGCAGCGAAGTCGCCCGTCTCGCGATGGAAGGCCTGACCAACTGTACGGACCGGACGGATTTTTGCCTGGGACAGATGGAAGACGCCGCTTTGCTCTCCCGCCTGACACGCGGCGAGATTGACCAGGTTGACCTGTACAACCATGGCATCAGTTTTTTCAGACTCAATGAAGTGCATGCGCAGACGGGCATGTTGAGCCGGCACATGGGAGGGATACGACTTGAAGGCATTCAGGACTATCTGGCCGCGACCTATTATTTGCAGGGAGAACTTCAATTGCCCAACCATCAGCCGCGTCCCCGATTCCTTGACTCCAGTTTTATCACCAGACAGATCGCGACCCATATTGCAGACGCCGTAAAAGAGCGAACGATTGCCAACGATGGCGAGCATGTTGTCGACTTCATGAGCACGTGGAAACCTTGGGTGAAGCATGTCAAGCAGCAGCCGGAACACCAGCCGGATTTTGCTCTGCTCACTCAGCTTTATCAGGATGCCTTGAGCGATCGGGAAGATGCGCGCGAGCGCGAAGGAAGCTTGGAACACGGAATGAATGAAGAGCGTTACCGGGCCACGGTCGATGGCCTGATGCATCAATTAGCCGATTGGGAAAGCCAGTTGGTCGGCCAGAAAACCCGTGAATTTCTGGTCAACCATCGCGCTGATTTCATAGCGGAATCAGCTCAGCCTCTACCTGCGTATTTTGGTTAATCATGGAAAATTTAATCCACTCATTTTCTCGCCTGGTTATTTCGCATCCGTTGTCGGGGACAGACTCACTCAATTCGGACATGTCTGAAAGCCGGTCAGATAGTTTGCCTTCGTCGAGTTCAAACACCGCCGCTGAAGCAGAACAGAATGCGGCGATATGTTCTGCGCCTAGCCAGTTACCGGCAGCACTACGCAGCAACCCTTCTGTACGCGAACGCATCGCTAATCTGCTTGTATCGCAAGCGGATCAACAACCGTTGCCGATGCTGGAAAACCTGAGCCGTGGCAATCGGCAACTTGCCGCACGCGCTGCAGTGCTTGCCTCACAAGCCAGCACCAATCTGTTTCTAGAGCACAAGCTACCGCCGGAATTCAGGAATCCAGCTCAGGAAAATCAGCACCTGCTCAAGACCGGCTTAGCTTTGGTAGTAAGAGAAAGCGTAATGAATGCCTTCAGCGAACCGGTATTTCGGATCGCAATGTTGCCAGCAAAAAATCCCGATGCGTCCTGTATCGACCCCGCAGCATTCGCTGGTTATCGCACCAAAGCGGAAGTCGTAGTCAACGAGCTGTTGTCAGTGCTTTCGGATGATCAAACTAACGGGGCAGCGAACAACGCCGTCAAAGTCGACTTGCTAAATTATCAGGTGTGGAATGATTCAACTTGCACGCCAAATCAATCTCGCAACATCCCAATAGATATTGATCCGGGCACCTCACCGCGATCGCATCAGACGCCAGAAAAAATTATTGAATTGGCCTCACTGGTAGAAACTTACATCGACCTACCGTATGAAAATTTCATTAAAGTAATTGCAAATCACAGCCCTGAACTGGCGACGTTTTTTAGCTTTAGCGAGCACGCGTTATTGATCAAGGACAGCTTGCAAGAAGCACCGACTTCACGATACCCCTACATTACTGATGAAGCACCATTAGCCGGGCACATCGCGCAATCCGGTGATGACTTCGTCCCCACGTTTCTGGAAGGTGTAAAGCGCGACTTCTATTCGACGGAAGAAGATACGCAAGCCTGGAAAATTCAGGTGGATGGGAAATGGCAGATTGCAGACACCAAGCGCGAGGTAGTGAATCACGTCTTCATGCAGGCCCTGGAACACCTGCAAGCCAAACAAGTTGCCGATCCTGCAATGCCGATCTACCCGCTGGTATGTTACGAATTGCTGGCTGATGCAATTGATATACCGGTTCCCGATTATCTGAAAAATCATGAGCAAGAACTACTCGTCGCAGTGACCAAAAATCAGATTAACAAAGAAAACCGCCAGCAGGAAATCTCCCAACTGCAGAAGAAAAGAAAAATCGATTTGCAAGAAATTGAACTGGCGCAGCAAAAAACATTTACAGAACACAACGTCAGCAATATTTCGCAACTGCTGATGTGCGTTCGAGGATTTTCGAATCGATTGCCTGCCTCTTCCGTCGAAATGTCTGTTCCACTATTCGGGCAATCCAATCAACCGGACGCCATCAATGAACTACGCCATCGACTCATGCAGACCCATTGCCTGCAAGATATCAGCGCACGGGCTCATCATGGCAGCCACGACAATGCATGCTGGTTGCGTGCCTCATGGCTATCCGTTTTTGCTTGTGCTGCGCCTGAATTTCTTGAAGCCAGATTACGGTCCATTTCTGATCCGGACAACACGCTGATACCAATCAAAGCGAACCTTCTCAAACACCTTGCGCAGCTTTATCAACAGGATGTGCGCGCCTTCATGCAGGGTCTTCCGCCTGGCGATACGGCACTGTCAACTGCCGCTGCGCGCCTTGGCCCAGCCGGAAAAATAGAGAATCTCCTGCCTGCTGGCGACTACGGCATATTTTCCGGTCGCAGTATCGAATCCTTCCTGCGCCAACTGCAATTACATTTGGCGGCACCGTTTCGCGGCACTGACCGCGCATTCATGAGCGAGATTGAAGGGCTGACCATGCCAGGCTCACCCGCAAGCAGCAACTTGCCGGTCACACTACATCGGGCACTTGGCCTGCCGGTACTGGTCATCGAAACCGGTTCCAGCGTCTCGTATGGAGAAGCGGGCAGACAGCTCAATGTATCCGGTGAACTGCGTATTGCCGCACCAAGCGGATCGGCACTGGCGCAAGAAATCGAACACGCATTACAACAAGATGCGGCGTGCGCCTTGCATCCGGTCCATATCATCGACAGGTTCAGCCATTGGCCGATTCTCTGGCTATCGCAAAATCATTACGACCTCCACCTGCCTAAATCGGGACGCGACGAATCCCCGATCTGTGATCACCATTTGAATTGATTACCCAATCTCACTCTCAGAAAACTCATCATGTCTGGAATATCTCCTGTCAGTCCCCGACCAGTCCGATCGTCAATTGAACGCACGGCGTCCCAACAATTTCGTCGCTCAACAAACTCAATAACAGAGCGTTGCCGTACCTTGTGGAATAACTTACTAGATAGACAAAACCGGGTCGGACTAACGCTTGGCAAAGAAGATGTCGGCGAAAATGTTGCAGACGTTATTTGTCCGTTTAAAGGCGCCGTTAACGTAGAGGTCGGCACCAATATACAAATCGGCTCCAATGAAAAAAAAAATACCGTGTTTGTACATGCCAATCAAATTCAATTTGCTCGGCCACATGGCCGATTGGCGGACAACAGCCAGGATCGACCTGTCGTACGAACTGCCATTGCAGGTCAATCGCCACAAGAATTTCGCTTTTGTGAAAGATTCCTGATACACGGCCTTGAATCCGGAAATGGTCTTTTCCAATTTGTTTCCCGTAAGGCGCATGCCTATACGAAAAACCCATCAAAAGAACGCTCCAGAGAAAGTAGCATTCTTGACCAGCTGCTTGGTGCGTGGAAAAACAAAAAAGGTGCGGCCCTGTTAATAGCGAACCGATTCGATTTATACCGTCTAGAAAAAATTACACTTGATGAGGACAGTGACCACTG comes from Actimicrobium sp. CCC2.4 and encodes:
- a CDS encoding NEL-type E3 ubiquitin ligase domain-containing protein; this translates as MSNTINNASINRLVNQDASPRTSPSSPSQDIASTSHAAQSGSGDSASRSLAGSRRHSNQATLERLCRDLTLTDLRINDEQDHELVTVPSMQNRRSRPAQAEVEADPAVAALSGRAYLEHLSTNDLRIPSELRTLIKSRKILRLPDITTAKLNEISARLHTVTRNIHLDPELRSEVARLAMEGLTNCTDRTDFCLGQMEDAALLSRLTRGEIDQVDLYNHGISFFRLNEVHAQTGMLSRHMGGIRLEGIQDYLAATYYLQGELQLPNHQPRPRFLDSSFITRQIATHIADAVKERTIANDGEHVVDFMSTWKPWVKHVKQQPEHQPDFALLTQLYQDALSDREDAREREGSLEHGMNEERYRATVDGLMHQLADWESQLVGQKTREFLVNHRADFIAESAQPLPAYFG